tatgtatttcaaacagtagtaatttcattcaatttttattcaggCTTCTAAAAAGAAAGTATACATGCTTTTCAATCTTGAACCTGATAGTTCAATAACTGGTGGAGCATGGTATTCTGGACAAGATTTTGAATCCGAATTCGTTGATGTTTTGAATCAACAATGTTACAAATTTCTTCAACAAAAAGAGGAGAGCGCTGCAAGTGAGGTTTGGGACCACTTCATATTATTCGTACACTGAATAACTAGGCCTATCTTATGGTGGTACTATATTTCTGCAGTgtacatttttgttatttgtctTGTACTCAATACCTTGTGAATGTCATATGTTATATGGACATATATTTTGGAAAGGTTTGGAgtaagaaaatttcaaaaattaatgaaGGGTAAAATTACTGCATTTGCCagttatttaaatattgcatCTGGTGTACTATCTGCAACCCATGCTCGGTGTAGTCAAATCAACGGTAACACTTTCATGGATATTTACTTTGATAAATTCCTCCTTTCAAGCGAACGAATGCTTTAGTGATATTCTATTCTTACTACTTTTGTTGTTATAGACTGCTATTAGCCCAAATGCAAGACAAGCTGCTTCTTATGCATCTTCTGAagaagttttaaattttatttcaaacttgGGAATCAGCAAGGTATGTTCATGTCATATCCAtacataatatttataattttggttGATCATTTGAAATGTAGTTTGAACTAGGGTTGTTTTAAACTagtaacaaataattttatgagaGGTTGAAACAGCCTATTTTCATAATGCTTCCAGCTTAATTATTCAcaataatatgatttttttcgatttttttcccAAAAATATTTCTCATAGTATTTGAGATTTGGATCGcgatacaataataaatatgattttgtaatattaatagtttttaatAATTGAATGTGGACAAAAAATAATCTTTCTTTTTCAGGTCAAGTTGTCAGTTGAAGATATTGAAACAATATTGAACACCTTGATTTATGATAGTAAGGTAGAAATGATGGTTGTAGGAACTAAAGATGGAACAAACAAATTATACAAAGCTGTACATTCTCTTGTTGAAGCAACTGACATGACAAGAGCCCCGTGTGCAGTTTGTCCTGTAAGATACTTTGAATTGTTTCTTTAAAACTTCCGTTCACAGCCACGtgtatcaattttattaaatatgatCATATTCTGGATACTGCTTACAGGAACAAAATTGTTAATCATACGTTTTTTTGAACAATTATACAAACTAACTCTTTAAACAGGGAGCATAGCAAGGTCACAGGAAATCACTCAGAAATAAGGGAAAATTGTGTCCGGCAACATTATCTCAGATATGCTGAGATATACTGAAACTGTATAGAATGATGGTGGTGACATTTGTCATAATTCCCTAGATTGGACTACCTATCATTTCATATCTTTTCGTTCAAAATTCTGTAATATTAACAATACCTATTTCCATGCTCTTCGTATCGCAAACATAATATGTAGGGTATGTAATTTAATTAATATCCCAATTGGCGATATtttataaatcttacaattctGAAAGCTGTTATTTGAGACAGACCAAGAGAAAACTTTGTTTCGAAGTGAGGCATTAAGaataatttttgtgtatttccGCAACCCAACTTTGACAGTAGCTTGATTGGtgataacttttttttcaacAGTTGCGATTTTGCACCATGGTGTTGCTATCATAATAGTAACAGCATGTTTAATAAAATGTCGCTATATTAATCTCCTGCCCAGCTTTGGTCACGTTTATTGTAATGAGATCAATCTAGAAGCAGGTGGACAATAGTGTATTTAACAATATTACTTACTGTAATATTAATTGTAATAAATAACATTAATAGCTAACATATATTCTAATGTTCTTTACTTTAGGTATTTGATCAATGTCGACCTGGTGGTGTTGTATCACCAGAAAAATGCGTCTACATGAGTGAATGGATGGAATACTGAGCATGTCCAAGTTGAAAAAAAGTTGTGGCCCTAATCGTCTGCCTTGTGGTATTCTACAATGCATTGCCTGTCAAGCACGAGTTGAAGCTGATATTTCATCTCCAAGGGGCATTAGGAGTTGTTAAAGTTGCATGATGAAGGTGCATTCTAGTTATGGAGCCCTATCGGCTATAATATTCAAGGGAACGCATGGTGTGGTTAAAAGGAAAACTGTTTTGGTGATAGTCGAAAGGAGGTCCAATTCAGCATTTGGActgttaaatttgaaaatattgtattttcactcattgaataaattttaaatatcggATTCTCATGGATTTGGAATATTATGTAGTATACTGATGGAAAATGTATCCATCTTCACATGCATGTGATAGGAGACAGGATAGATATTTGTCAACGTTTTTGGTGAACTTTTTAAAACCGTCTGAACACGTGAAATAAGCCGGCTCCCAACGAATGTGTTAGTGTTTTATCTAGATCATTTCTCTAATGTTGGTTGTATTTACCTTCGGAGTAAGCCGTAACTGAAGAGCGCTAAAAAGACCGTGGGGTGGTCGAGAATTGTATCGGGATTTTGCGCAAGTAATTATTCAGTCTCTATATGGGAATTTTACAGGAGAAAACTATGAGAGCTCGATTCAGTCTATGGGATTTTTACAGGAGAAAACTATGAGAGCTCGAACGGATTACGAAGCAAATCTCTTGTGTTTCgtgagttttttttaacaatccTATTGACCCTGATGTTTTTTAGTGCTAAAAATAGCTGTCTGAGTCGTGTTACGCACCCTTTAGTTTAGCACATTtcttttttatacatttcaCGCAAGCCCAAATTTGCCGAAAACTTGAAATACTTCAGGTAGTTGCACAGACTTTATGATAGACTCTCGGACTGGAAAAATTGGGCATACGTGTCCTGTTTATTTAATATACTGGTAAAAGCCGCGTATTGAGTTATAACTTTGAAACATGCCAAAACCGACTCCGCAGCTATGGGTGACACGTTAATCAGTAGTCTATTTTTTACCATACATGAAATACACTTAGTGAATACAGAATTTAAAAAGAAACGAAACTCGCATTTCTGGTTGAAGAGAGGCGCGAGAAACCAATACTGGCTATAGAGCAGCGGCACCCGTGATTAAGCCGAACAGTAATTAATAATATCGtaaaaaagtcaaacaatgtttattaaaatacataaaagaaataaaatcttAGAGGCATTCTCTTTATCCTTactgttatatcaaattaacagcTATCTCAGTTGAGAACACGCTAACCTTTATTATTCCCTTATATTTTGAAGTCGGATTGGTATATAGTTTAATTAGTATAGTTAGAACTTAAGACGCTTCAATTGCCCGGATGGTTGGTCGTCCCCCTCTCATTTCTCGACAGTCGAGGCGTCTGCCTCTTTGATCATCGACATCGCATCTTCGTAAAGCGATTGTTCGGAAGGCGACACCCAGCgatgggtgtcgctgctcgatcacCAGTCTTGGTGTCTCGCGCCTCCCTTCACCCTAAAGTACcatatttcctatttcttgtattgtgtattcacattgtgtgctttggaatggtgaaaaaataaattactgattactgagtTGAGACTCATTACTTGACTACGAAGCTCACAATTGTGAATATATATGCGTTAATGTCATGTCTTCTTAGactctagagcagtggttcccaaactttttgtaccatcgcccccctgaGTAGTTTATACAagttcatcgccccccggcactgcgtaaaaaatgtaaagtctgaaacgaatatattacagaccgaATAacgagacaaatcatagtttatagtattttttaatgagatggatgagcttggtgttcttcagcgagatTTTTATAATATCTAAGATTACCctgtttactgatggaaaggcgatttcgttgttttgatagcaatagtagtgtagcaagtacataaggatatttactgtgtattttaatatttgtctccccgggcatagactacCTTGTTTACCTCGTggtcaggcgtggtcgtgaaaaTTACCTCATTttggcgtttttgaattatattcgttagtttttagttgttttccggaagtttaaatataaataaaataagtcaatgatcactttgtttCCCCAGAAGTTCCCCCCAGTTTATTTACAGTAGGCAAAAATTTGGTGTAGAAATATCTTtaatagactaggctaaaattcttcactggcacttttaaaaaaca
This is a stretch of genomic DNA from Styela clava chromosome 2, kaStyClav1.hap1.2, whole genome shotgun sequence. It encodes these proteins:
- the LOC120335279 gene encoding DNA-directed RNA polymerase III subunit RPC6-like, producing the protein MAMEVTMQEGSGLPLEDRILAMCAEYPKGIGDEFIQKKEPQIDSKERVAAINKLLTMGKIELLKGTSGLIYRLKCTTGASQIKGIDNQDKLVYQVIESAGNKGIWIRDIRHRCNLMLTEVNKILKNLENRKLIKAVKSVTASKKKVYMLFNLEPDSSITGGAWYSGQDFESEFVDVLNQQCYKFLQQKEESAASETAISPNARQAASYASSEEVLNFISNLGISKVKLSVEDIETILNTLIYDSKVEMMVVGTKDGTNKLYKAVHSLVEATDMTRAPCAVCPVFDQCRPGGVVSPEKCVYMSEWMEY